In a single window of the Pseudomonas sp. B21-015 genome:
- a CDS encoding PAAR domain-containing protein, whose amino-acid sequence MDAQAAARLGDEIAHGFGVAAMVAGAVAGALIGAAAIAATVATGGVAVAIFAGSIAAGGLSMFQIVKGLSTIFNLPEPTTGKLQMGSFNVYINGFNAMRAGEDVASSCSGLPMNHPIWPFPVLIAEGSATVFINGKPAARLHSKMVCGAHIKSGSPNTFIGGPTVSVAFVLDIEGWMHTGLEALGLLAMGGAAILAAMAGLAALAGFVVIGGTMMAGMALLGDMGDRLGPGYRDLLQGVAGLVLLGLGPKIAKIGAAPESVAPNKSLPFSGGTPTLEGAAANPDVVNLRSAEFYRLYGDNPLRGTKSNLEARQWYLAEDAKILNRIDTFAPLEVQARQAFEMRNANRTQAREFMSDRISADRLTREEPNMTWPQMIDYRKSQGLSGDEIYQSILESSQRTRVEVNKRLGVE is encoded by the coding sequence ATGGATGCACAGGCTGCAGCACGTCTGGGTGACGAAATAGCCCATGGATTTGGGGTCGCAGCGATGGTCGCCGGTGCCGTAGCCGGCGCCTTGATCGGTGCTGCGGCCATCGCTGCGACCGTAGCCACCGGCGGGGTGGCGGTGGCCATTTTTGCGGGCTCGATCGCGGCCGGCGGCTTGTCGATGTTCCAGATCGTCAAGGGGCTTTCTACCATCTTCAATTTGCCCGAGCCCACCACGGGCAAATTGCAGATGGGCAGTTTCAATGTCTATATCAACGGCTTCAATGCCATGAGGGCGGGAGAGGACGTCGCTTCTAGCTGCTCCGGGCTGCCGATGAATCATCCGATATGGCCCTTTCCAGTGCTGATCGCTGAAGGCAGCGCCACGGTGTTCATCAATGGCAAACCGGCAGCACGCTTGCACAGCAAAATGGTTTGCGGTGCTCATATCAAGAGCGGCAGCCCCAATACGTTTATCGGCGGCCCGACGGTTTCGGTGGCGTTTGTCCTGGATATTGAGGGATGGATGCATACCGGGTTGGAAGCACTGGGATTGCTGGCCATGGGGGGGGCTGCAATACTCGCGGCCATGGCGGGCCTTGCCGCGTTAGCCGGTTTCGTGGTGATTGGCGGCACGATGATGGCTGGCATGGCGTTGCTAGGAGATATGGGTGATCGCTTGGGGCCCGGTTATCGGGATCTGCTGCAGGGTGTCGCTGGGTTGGTGCTTTTGGGCCTGGGACCGAAAATAGCAAAAATCGGTGCTGCGCCCGAGAGTGTTGCTCCGAACAAATCCCTTCCGTTTTCTGGCGGAACGCCGACTCTCGAAGGAGCAGCCGCAAACCCGGACGTTGTTAACCTAAGAAGTGCGGAGTTTTACCGCCTCTATGGAGACAATCCATTAAGGGGAACAAAGTCAAACCTTGAAGCTCGTCAGTGGTATTTGGCTGAAGATGCTAAAATTCTAAATCGCATTGATACATTTGCGCCTCTTGAAGTTCAGGCGCGGCAAGCGTTTGAAATGCGAAATGCAAACCGTACCCAAGCTAGAGAATTTATGTCAGATCGTATTAGCGCGGATCGCCTGACACGTGAAGAACCGAATATGACGTGGCCGCAAATGATTGATTATCGGAAAAGCCAAGGCTTGTCGGGTGATGAGATCTACCAGAGTATTCTGGAAAGCTCACAAAGAACGAGAGTGGAAGTCAATAAGCGCCTAGGAGTGGAATAA
- a CDS encoding DUF1795 domain-containing protein, whose protein sequence is MTSYRIQEADLDIPDTWQDQSINIFKLPAVGKAKEASFVISRDATQGDSTFAEYVDRQLKSAEQQLPSFKLVQRWDMVLHGHTATLLDYTWQREGRELMLRQVFIERKPSVLITTLTTTPSDLAHHEQAWKRVMHSLKPQTSIV, encoded by the coding sequence GTGACCTCTTACCGCATTCAAGAAGCTGATCTTGACATCCCCGATACCTGGCAGGACCAGAGCATCAATATTTTTAAGTTGCCCGCAGTAGGTAAAGCTAAAGAAGCCAGTTTCGTGATCAGTCGCGACGCCACCCAAGGCGACTCTACATTCGCGGAGTACGTCGACCGACAACTGAAAAGTGCAGAGCAGCAATTGCCGAGCTTCAAACTGGTTCAGCGTTGGGACATGGTGCTCCATGGTCACACTGCCACACTGCTGGATTACACCTGGCAACGTGAGGGGCGCGAGTTGATGTTGCGTCAGGTTTTCATTGAGCGTAAGCCTTCTGTGCTGATCACTACCTTGACCACAACACCGAGCGATCTTGCCCATCACGAGCAGGCCTGGAAACGGGTCATGCATTCGCTCAAGCCACAGACCTCGATCGTCTGA